The Clostridium chauvoei genome has a window encoding:
- the yyaC gene encoding spore protease YyaC has product MKKCFSLNSYSPNAYVEVRDYLCNKLTKLIKENRDIIFICVGTDRSTGDSLGPLVGYKLKFVSRKNIHIYGSLENPIHSNNVKETLKKINDNFTNPYIIGIDACLGDIHNIGKVFIQNRPLQPGLAMNKDLPAIGDMSITGVVNIAGNLEFMVLQNTRLCTVMSLADCISNGIFHFILKSLGNNTKYLNNSLDSIKYL; this is encoded by the coding sequence ATGAAAAAATGTTTTTCATTAAACTCTTATTCTCCTAACGCTTATGTGGAAGTTAGAGATTACTTATGTAATAAACTTACTAAATTAATTAAAGAAAATAGAGATATAATATTTATTTGTGTTGGCACTGATAGATCTACTGGTGATTCTCTTGGTCCTTTAGTAGGCTATAAATTAAAATTTGTTTCACGCAAAAATATTCATATTTATGGTTCACTAGAAAACCCAATTCATTCAAATAACGTTAAAGAAACTCTAAAAAAGATAAACGATAATTTTACCAATCCTTATATAATAGGAATAGATGCATGTCTTGGAGATATTCATAATATAGGAAAAGTTTTTATACAAAATAGACCTTTACAACCCGGCCTTGCAATGAATAAAGATCTACCAGCAATTGGCGATATGAGTATTACAGGCGTAGTTAATATTGCTGGCAATTTAGAATTTATGGTTTTACAAAATACTAGATTATGTACCGTAATGTCTCTAGCTGATTGTATCTCTAATGGAATTTTCCACTTCATACTAAAGTCTCTAGGTAATAACACTAAATATTTAAACAACTCATTAGATAGCATTAAATATTTATAA
- a CDS encoding DUF4446 family protein, producing MENIISMINEYSAFLIIGLAIIVFLLFIIVLVFMQSLNKVEKKYKRMMRGVNNKNLEALITSKLDDIDKAVANSEESLNRCEVIKEEMKECVNKVAIMRYRAFEDIGSDLSFSIAILDSNNDGVMLTGIYSRQESTTYAKPIDKGISRYELSEEELHVLNEAINK from the coding sequence ATGGAAAATATAATAAGTATGATAAATGAGTACTCAGCATTTTTAATTATAGGGTTAGCTATAATTGTATTTCTACTATTTATCATTGTATTAGTATTTATGCAATCACTTAATAAGGTGGAAAAGAAATATAAAAGAATGATGAGAGGCGTAAATAATAAAAATTTAGAAGCTCTTATAACATCTAAGCTTGATGATATAGATAAAGCAGTTGCAAATTCAGAAGAATCATTAAATAGATGCGAAGTTATTAAAGAGGAAATGAAAGAGTGTGTTAATAAAGTAGCTATAATGAGATACAGGGCTTTTGAAGATATAGGAAGTGATTTAAGTTTCTCAATAGCAATATTAGACTCTAACAATGATGGAGTTATGTTAACAGGTATTTATTCAAGACAAGAAAGTACTACATATGCAAAACCTATAGATAAGGGAATTTCAAGATACGAGTTATCAGAAGAAGAACTTCATGTTTTAAATGAAGCTATAAATAAATAA
- a CDS encoding ParB/RepB/Spo0J family partition protein: MSKKFALGKGLGALIPEDMANNENLESGKSLIPINLIKSNNEQPRKFFDDDKIAELAESIKHHGIIQPIILKKDNNNYIIVAGERRWRAAKLVGLKEIPAIIMNLTEKDILEISLIENIQRQDLNPIEEAIAYKKLLNEFQLTQEELSKRIGKSRVAISNTMRLMNLCETVQQYLIDGVITEGHGRVLLVITDENLQCEVAQKVIDEKLSVRELEKLIKLLSKPKKNIERKIDNNPYYKDVTQRLQDFLGTKVNISNKNNKGKIEIEYYSDEDLQRILEIINL, translated from the coding sequence ATGAGCAAGAAGTTTGCATTAGGAAAAGGTCTAGGAGCTTTAATACCAGAAGATATGGCGAATAATGAAAATCTAGAATCGGGAAAATCATTAATTCCTATAAATCTTATTAAGAGCAATAATGAACAACCAAGAAAGTTTTTTGATGATGATAAGATAGCTGAATTAGCAGAATCAATAAAGCATCATGGAATTATACAACCAATAATACTTAAAAAAGATAATAATAATTATATTATTGTTGCGGGTGAAAGAAGATGGAGAGCTGCAAAGTTAGTTGGATTAAAAGAAATACCAGCAATAATAATGAATTTAACTGAAAAAGATATTCTGGAAATATCTTTAATAGAGAATATACAAAGACAAGATTTAAATCCTATAGAAGAAGCTATTGCATATAAAAAGTTATTAAATGAATTTCAATTAACACAAGAAGAGTTAAGTAAAAGAATAGGAAAATCAAGAGTAGCAATTAGCAATACTATGAGGTTAATGAATTTATGTGAAACAGTTCAACAATATCTTATAGATGGAGTAATTACAGAAGGTCATGGTAGAGTTTTATTAGTAATAACAGATGAAAACTTACAATGTGAAGTTGCTCAAAAAGTAATTGATGAGAAATTATCAGTTAGAGAACTAGAAAAACTAATAAAATTATTAAGTAAGCCAAAGAAAAATATCGAAAGAAAAATAGATAATAATCCATACTATAAAGATGTAACTCAAAGATTGCAAGATTTCTTAGGAACAAAAGTTAATATTAGTAATAAGAATAATAAAGGTAAAATAGAAATAGAGTATTATTCAGATGAAGATTTACAAAGAATTTTAGAGATTATAAACTTATAA